The window GCCCCAGCTTCCGCGATCCCTTCCGCACCCTTGACATCAAAAAATGATAAACATCCCGGCCAGGGACATGCCGCCCCTTTTCCTTGAAGCGATTGAAAGAACCTGAAAGGGAGGTCCACCATGAAAAAACCGGGAGCTTTCTTCTGTTCCTGGCCTTGCTCTGTGCCGCCCTTGCGACGTTCTCCCTGCCGCCGAGGCACTATCATCGAAGGTGGTTGGGGTACAACCCGCCCTACTGCGGAGTACCGACTTCCGAAGGGTGCGACGCGGCGGATGTCTATCCCTAGCACGTGAAAAAGGGGGGCGGCATGTCTCTTGGTCGGAAAGCGCTGCAGGCATTGCTGGGGGGGGCGCTGCTTCTTTACGCAAGTGCTTTGGCCTCTTCCGAAGCAGATCAGAACAACGCTGTTGGAAGGCCGCGGCTTCCCGCTATGGATCGGATCCGTGCCTTTTCGCTGGAGCCGGCGATTCGGGAGGTGCGCGACCTGGTCTTCTCCGGTGGAAGGCTCTGGGTCTTGGACGGGACCGAGGACCGCCTGGTGGTTTACGATGCGCGGGGAAGAAGGCTCCGAGATGTGGCCGGGGGCGAATCGGGACACCCCTTGCGCGAGGGCTGGCGCCTTGCGCAAGCCGGCGGCACGGTGGCGGTCGTGGAGGGAGATGCTCGCATTCGCTTCTTCAGCGAGAGGGGGGAGGAGGGACGCCTCAAGGTCCCGCCCGCCTGGTACGCCCCCCAAGGGCTCTTTCTGACCCCCAGTCGGCTCTTCTTCACATACCTGGCGTGGTTGGGGCCCGGGGAGGAGGGCCGAGGGAAAGGACCCTACGCAACCCTACTGTCCACCGATTGGAAAGGGAAGGACGAAAGGGCCTACGAGCAGATGGAGGCCGGAACCCCGGAGCTGGAGACGGCGGGGTTGTGGAACGCCTATTCGTCCTGGGTCGAATGGCCGGATCATGGCTGGGTGCTGGCTCGCAGCCTTCCGCTGTCCCTTTGCCTCTTTTCAGGCGAAGGGACTCTCTTGAAGCGCTTTGCCCCGGAAAAGGCGAAGCCGGAACTTCCGCCGCCCGCCTCGGAATCCAAGGAAAACACCCTGAAGAGCCTTGCGCGCGACCGAGTCATAGGGCTGATTCCCGCTGGGGCGTATCTGGGTGTGGTCTGGCAAAAACGAAGACCGGGGTTGACCGCGCTACGGGTGGAGTGGCTGGACGGGAATTTCCAAGAAGCCGGGGCGCAGGAAGTTCCCTTCCCACGGGCGCTGGATCTGCAGGAAGGGGTGGAAGTCGCGGACACGCTGAAGGCCCGGGGGGCCTTCCTGATCCTCCGCAGACTGACCAGTCATTACACGCAGGTGACCGAACTCTACGAATGGCCTTTCCTGCAAGGCCAGCCGGAGAGCCTGGGGCGCGACGCATCGCCTTCGAAGAAGAAGACCGGGGCATGATCCGAAAGGAACCTTGCCGCCATCTCGTCCGAGGGTTGGCAGTGGCCCTGTGCGTGGGGCTATGGACGTTTTCATGCTGCGAATTCGAAGAGCCACCCGACCTCGCCCAGGCTCTGCCGCCGGTTCTTCCGCGGGAGGCAAGGATTGTGGCCCTCCTCTACCCTTCGGCCGGGTGCCCCTGCCGGTATGCTCCCCTCGTGGAGGAACTTAAGGGGCTCGAAAAGGGGGGAGCGCTCGTCTGCATGGTGGCGGCGCCCGCGCCGCCCAGACCGGAGGAGGGGCTCGGCGTGCCCTACGTGTGGAACGCCGAGTTGGCCTCCCTCCTGAAATTCTATGATGCCAATGGAGAGAAACGCCCCTTCCTCCTGCTCGTTCGAAGGGCTCCCCGGCCATCGGTCACCCTCGCGGCAAAGGTTCCCCGGCCGCCTGCCCGCCAGGCGGAGTTGGCTCGGTTGGCCTTGGCGCTGGCGGGAGAGGTGGAGGACGAACCATGAGAAAGGGATTCAGTTCCGTCGGGCTCGTGGCGGGGCTTTGTCTCGCGCCGTTTCTTGTTTTCGCTACGGAGGAGGGGGCGTCTCCCTGCTGGGTGGTGCCGGCGGGCGAAGGGGCAGAGTGTCGCAGCGTTCCCCGCGATTGGATTGGGACGGCATCACCAGGGCCGCTCCTGCTCTGGCAACAAGGCCGCGGATTCCTGGCGGTGGAATCTGGAAGCCGGATTCCTGCGGAGGTTTCCCAGGGTGTCGCGAATGAGGTTCTCGTTCGGGATGGCTCGGGGAACCCTCTTCGAGATGTGGAGCTGGAGTACCGACCGGCGAACTGGTCCAACCTCCCCGAGCCCATGGGACGAGTGTGGACAGACAGCCAAGGGAAGGCATGTCTCTTTCTTGAACCGGGGGGGACGGCCCTCCTTTGGATCGCCACGCCGGTCTTTCTTCCCTCCGCCACGGTCGTGGAGGCCGGCTCTCCGCCGGTTCTGCTGAAGGCCGAGCCCGCCCCGCCGGGGAGCCTGCGCTTGGAGGACTCAAACCACCGCGCCCTGGGAGGCGCGTCGGTCCTTTTCCTACCTCCCTCGTCACCGCTCCACCCCCTGGAACTTGCGCGCCAGAAAGAGCAAGCGATCCGCCGCTTGCGAGCGGACGCGCAAGGGTTCGTGTCCCTTGGCGCGGAAGAGGCCTCGCTTTCCCTTCTGGCCTGGGCCAAGGGCCACGGTGTTCTGGAGGTGCCCCCGAGAGAAGGACCGAAGCGGGTGGTCCTTGCCCGAGCCAACCCGGTACGCGTCCGCATCGGACTCCCAGAAAGGACCCCCCACAAATGGCGGGCCGAGGTTCGCTATGCCCACCTCGGCCTTCCGTGGCTTTCGACCTCCGAGGAATGGGCCTACGAGGGGGAGTGCGGGACCGTCTTCCCGCAGGGTTACCCCTGCAAGATCCTTGTGCAGGCGGAGGGGTGCGCAGGGGAGGAAATCGCCCTCAAGGTTCCTCCTGCCTCGGAGGTCGCCGTCCATTTGTCGAAGGCGGTGGTTCTCGAAGGATTCGTCCGGAGTGGTGAGGGACGGCCCGTGAACGGTGCGGTTGTGACGCTCGGTGTGCCGGGAGGGCGGCCGTATGCCATCACCGATGCCCGGGGCCACTTTTCCCTTCCGCCCCAGGCCGAAGGGGACGCCCCGTGGGACCTCTTTGTCTCGGCGGACGACTACCTGGAAGGGGAACTCCGGAACCTCCCCGTGGAGAAGGCCGGGGAATGCGCGATCGTCCTCACGCGGGGTGCGGGGATCACGGGCAGGGTGGAGGAGGAGGGCGAGGGGCATGCGCCGGAGAGTCTGCGAGTCCGCGTGGAGGCCCTCTCGGGGATCAGCTCGCAAGGGGCCGGCTTCGATGCCACGTTGGAGGAGGACGGCTCCTTCTCCGTTTTCGGCCTCGAAGAAGGCCGCTACCGCCTGCAGGCCTCCGCGGCTGGAAGGAGAAGCCCGCTGAAAACCGTGGAAGTAGAGACGGGCATCGTCTCGGATGCCGGAATCCTCTATCTCGGCACCCGGCCGAAGGTGAGCGGCCGCCTAGAGTCCAAGGAGGGAGAAAACCTCGACGCAAGAGAGGCGGAAATCTGGCTGAAACGGGAAATGGGCCCAAGGGAAGTTGCCAGCGGGGCTGAAAAGTCCTTCAAAGCCGATCGGAAGGAGGAAGACGGCACCTTCGCCTTCTTCGGGGTCCCCGACGGGACGTATCGAGTGGAAGCGCGGGTGGGCGACCTCGGCGGCCGGAGCGGCGTCGTGCGCGTTGAGGGTGAGGACGTGGAGGCGGGAACCCTCTCTCTGCAAGAGGAGGTTACGGTGAAGGGCCGCCTCATGGCCCG is drawn from Acidobacteriota bacterium and contains these coding sequences:
- a CDS encoding carboxypeptidase regulatory-like domain-containing protein, translating into MRKGFSSVGLVAGLCLAPFLVFATEEGASPCWVVPAGEGAECRSVPRDWIGTASPGPLLLWQQGRGFLAVESGSRIPAEVSQGVANEVLVRDGSGNPLRDVELEYRPANWSNLPEPMGRVWTDSQGKACLFLEPGGTALLWIATPVFLPSATVVEAGSPPVLLKAEPAPPGSLRLEDSNHRALGGASVLFLPPSSPLHPLELARQKEQAIRRLRADAQGFVSLGAEEASLSLLAWAKGHGVLEVPPREGPKRVVLARANPVRVRIGLPERTPHKWRAEVRYAHLGLPWLSTSEEWAYEGECGTVFPQGYPCKILVQAEGCAGEEIALKVPPASEVAVHLSKAVVLEGFVRSGEGRPVNGAVVTLGVPGGRPYAITDARGHFSLPPQAEGDAPWDLFVSADDYLEGELRNLPVEKAGECAIVLTRGAGITGRVEEEGEGHAPESLRVRVEALSGISSQGAGFDATLEEDGSFSVFGLEEGRYRLQASAAGRRSPLKTVEVETGIVSDAGILYLGTRPKVSGRLESKEGENLDAREAEIWLKREMGPREVASGAEKSFKADRKEEDGTFAFFGVPDGTYRVEARVGDLGGRSGVVRVEGEDVEAGTLSLQEEVTVKGRLMARLPKDWSGYRVVLQSGVLDYEGPSATADREGLFRLGPVAPGGYTLAVFEPFSIVPKIRRPLQVDGSLEDQELRIFLDGVNLPVQARLDGRPAAGAVLSFEAAHDEAQGAPLAIGTPEGMIVLGFPSPLASAPTDGGGFALLVECPVGPGTAVLSWNGGRWTRPVVVPETPKETVVWDFQGLVLSGRVENEQGDPVPALPVQWEYAGQGALPDGNTTTDGAGAFSISGLAPARVRIRASDPERGAAEAVVDLSMPRPNSLVLRLRRPTS